One stretch of Lacrimispora sphenoides DNA includes these proteins:
- a CDS encoding response regulator, giving the protein MDIKPMVLIIEDEDAICNFISAILTSNGYQVVKAKTGKEGLSLFTSRVPDIILLDLGLPDIDGVEILKTIRQWSKTPVIVVSARGHEREKVAALDFGADDYIVKPFGTSELLARIRTAMRHSPQSAVAEAQGDETFTTGKLEIDYNKRVVYKDGEKIHLTPIEYKLLVLLSKNAGKVLTHDFIIREIWGVYTDESHTLRVNMANIRRKIEENPGAPQYILTEMGVGYRMVEEFEEG; this is encoded by the coding sequence ATGGATATAAAACCAATGGTGCTGATCATTGAAGATGAAGATGCGATTTGCAATTTTATATCTGCCATTCTGACCTCAAATGGTTATCAGGTGGTTAAAGCCAAAACAGGGAAGGAAGGACTTTCCCTGTTTACCTCCCGTGTTCCCGATATCATCCTTCTGGATCTTGGACTGCCGGATATTGATGGTGTAGAGATCCTTAAAACGATACGTCAATGGTCAAAGACTCCTGTGATTGTGGTTTCCGCCCGCGGTCACGAACGTGAGAAAGTGGCTGCCCTTGACTTCGGCGCTGACGATTATATTGTAAAACCATTTGGTACCTCAGAACTTCTTGCCCGGATACGGACGGCAATGCGGCACAGCCCTCAATCGGCCGTCGCAGAAGCTCAGGGGGATGAAACGTTTACCACTGGGAAGCTGGAAATCGATTATAATAAACGGGTCGTATACAAAGATGGAGAAAAAATCCATTTAACACCTATTGAATATAAGCTGTTGGTTTTACTGTCCAAGAATGCAGGCAAGGTGCTTACCCATGATTTTATCATACGGGAAATATGGGGGGTTTATACCGATGAAAGCCATACCCTTCGCGTCAACATGGCGAATATAAGGCGTAAGATAGAGGAAAATCCTGGAGCGCCCCAGTATATTCTTACGGAAATGGGCGTTGGATACCGGATGGTGGAGGAATTTGAAGAAGGGTAA
- a CDS encoding DedA family protein, which produces MNIIKYGIDVILHLDSYMNLIIQHFGAGTYLILFLIIFCETGLVVTPFLPGDSLLFASGAFAALGFLDIKLLLLINGLAAVLGDTANYTLGRTIGRRIYEKENLRFIKREHLIKTHKFYEKHGAATIIIARFIPIIRTFAPFVAGIGEMKYMRFISYNIVGGLAWVILFTLGGYYFGNLPAVKHNFTFVIFGIIFISVIPAVLGLLKEKMKQREDRREERI; this is translated from the coding sequence ATGAATATTATAAAATACGGTATTGATGTAATTCTTCATTTAGATAGCTATATGAACTTGATAATCCAACATTTCGGAGCTGGAACCTATTTGATTTTATTTTTAATTATTTTTTGTGAAACAGGACTGGTTGTGACTCCGTTTCTTCCAGGCGATTCCCTGTTATTTGCGTCTGGTGCTTTTGCTGCCCTGGGTTTCCTTGATATCAAGCTATTGCTCCTGATAAATGGTTTAGCAGCGGTACTTGGAGATACCGCAAATTATACACTTGGAAGAACCATTGGCCGCAGGATATATGAAAAAGAAAATTTGAGATTCATAAAAAGAGAGCATCTGATAAAAACTCATAAATTCTATGAAAAACACGGTGCCGCAACTATTATCATAGCAAGGTTCATACCCATTATCCGTACCTTTGCTCCATTTGTAGCCGGAATAGGAGAAATGAAGTATATGAGATTCATCTCATATAATATAGTCGGTGGACTGGCCTGGGTCATACTGTTTACTTTGGGCGGCTATTACTTTGGAAACCTGCCTGCGGTAAAGCATAATTTTACATTTGTTATATTTGGCATCATATTTATATCCGTCATACCAGCAGTTTTGGGATTACTGAAAGAGAAAATGAAGCAAAGAGAAGACCGGAGAGAAGAACGAATATGA
- a CDS encoding S-ribosylhomocysteine lyase encodes MEKITSFTIDHLKLLPGIYVSRRDQAGDSVITTFDIRMTRPNFEPVMNTAEIHTIEHLGATFLRNHEFFTSRILYFGPMGCRTGFYLLLSGDYKSRDIVPLITEMYEFIRDFEGEVPGAAARDCGNYLDMNLGMAKYLAGKFLDSVLYGIDDDQLIYPED; translated from the coding sequence GTGGAAAAAATAACAAGCTTTACCATCGACCATTTAAAACTTCTTCCAGGCATCTATGTCTCCCGCAGGGATCAGGCCGGGGACTCTGTCATTACAACCTTTGATATCCGCATGACCCGCCCTAATTTTGAGCCTGTTATGAATACAGCAGAAATCCACACCATTGAACATCTGGGTGCCACCTTCCTGCGCAACCATGAATTCTTTACTTCCCGGATCCTGTACTTTGGCCCTATGGGCTGCCGCACCGGCTTTTACCTTCTGCTGTCCGGTGATTACAAGTCCAGGGACATTGTGCCATTGATCACGGAAATGTATGAGTTCATACGGGATTTTGAAGGCGAGGTACCAGGAGCAGCTGCAAGAGACTGCGGCAATTACCTGGACATGAATCTTGGAATGGCTAAATACCTGGCTGGAAAATTCCTTGATTCTGTGCTGTACGGTATCGATGACGACCAGCTTATTTATCCTGAAGATTAA
- a CDS encoding GntR family transcriptional regulator, with product MKARENMELHPMIKPNLSSSVKNYLYKYIRSLDLGGNTKLPPENELSSNLGVSRVTVRRALDELEKEGIVLRIHGRGTFVNPEALNIQVNLMPGEEFSRLIESCGYKATVEVADVRKLKAEDKVARILQLEDGEEIYEVEKIYLANGNPAIISIDRFACSLAGDDLQREAVEGKSTFDILRKSGGCFIVRDKIRIETMNRMEMEQETVCGRKMECDSVLVFHGINYNQDNRPVIYDTEFYDTKYIKFSLLRVKNVYEDEI from the coding sequence ATGAAAGCGAGAGAGAATATGGAACTTCACCCAATGATTAAACCCAATTTAAGCAGCTCAGTTAAGAACTATCTTTATAAGTATATTCGAAGTTTGGATTTAGGGGGAAATACAAAGCTGCCGCCGGAGAATGAACTGTCTTCGAATCTTGGAGTCAGCAGGGTAACAGTGCGCCGGGCATTGGATGAACTGGAGAAGGAGGGGATAGTCCTAAGAATTCATGGAAGAGGAACATTTGTCAATCCGGAAGCTTTAAATATTCAAGTGAATCTTATGCCGGGAGAAGAGTTTTCAAGACTGATAGAATCCTGTGGTTATAAAGCAACCGTTGAAGTTGCGGATGTCAGGAAATTGAAAGCTGAAGATAAGGTTGCACGGATTCTTCAACTGGAAGATGGGGAAGAAATCTATGAAGTTGAAAAGATTTATTTAGCAAATGGAAATCCAGCCATTATCAGCATCGACCGTTTTGCATGCAGCTTGGCAGGAGATGACTTGCAACGAGAGGCAGTCGAAGGGAAATCCACCTTTGATATCTTAAGAAAGTCTGGCGGATGCTTTATTGTTAGAGATAAGATCCGGATAGAAACCATGAACCGCATGGAGATGGAGCAGGAAACCGTTTGCGGGCGGAAGATGGAGTGTGACAGTGTTCTGGTATTTCATGGGATAAATTACAATCAAGATAATAGACCGGTTATTTATGATACTGAGTTTTATGATACGAAATACATAAAATTCAGTCTTCTAAGAGTAAAGAATGTATATGAGGATGAGATTTAG